In the genome of Xanthocytophaga agilis, one region contains:
- a CDS encoding chemotaxis protein CheW: MEAKAYLTFVLGNEKFAISVDRVQEVVEFEKVTKVPNAPDYMLGIINLRGRLLPLLDTKMKLGLPKTEITRKSRIMVLLIPGIDEKQMEIGALVDLAREVVEIREDETQAAPEFENYSTNAPISRILNKQGEVTMLMDIEKVFSSQDLTL, from the coding sequence ATGGAGGCAAAAGCGTATCTGACGTTTGTGCTTGGCAATGAGAAATTTGCCATAAGCGTAGACCGTGTACAGGAAGTGGTTGAGTTTGAGAAGGTTACTAAAGTTCCGAATGCTCCTGACTATATGCTGGGCATTATTAATCTTAGGGGCCGACTGTTACCACTGCTTGACACCAAAATGAAGCTGGGTTTACCCAAAACAGAAATCACTCGTAAAAGCCGGATCATGGTTTTGCTGATCCCCGGTATTGATGAGAAACAAATGGAAATCGGTGCTCTGGTAGATCTTGCTAGAGAAGTAGTTGAAATACGAGAAGATGAAACACAGGCAGCGCCTGAATTTGAAAACTATTCGACCAATGCCCCTATCAGCAGAATACTTAATAAACAAGGTGAGGTAACTATGCTCATGGATATTGAAAAGGTTTTCTCTTCACAAGATCTTACCCTCTAG
- a CDS encoding DUF72 domain-containing protein — MNAIPNLYIGTSGWSYRWKELFYPPELPSADYLPYYATRFNATEINSSFYHFTMAKTIEKWLHSTPSTFRFAAKLHQEITHKRKFVNCAQPLEKFMSSYQLMGNRLGPVLIQLASSFHFDKSLTEDFFAMLREKYPTQPFALEVRHKSWFVEDSLDLMWDRGISFVISSGGKRFPGLEVATTNTIYMRLHGDEVLYSSSYSDEKLEKYALMIKDWLLDGKEIWVFFNNTIQGHAITDSKRLYGMIEELAR, encoded by the coding sequence ATGAATGCAATCCCAAATCTATATATAGGCACCTCAGGCTGGAGTTACCGTTGGAAAGAACTATTTTACCCACCAGAACTACCGTCTGCAGACTATTTGCCTTACTACGCCACGCGATTTAATGCCACAGAAATTAATAGTAGCTTCTACCACTTTACCATGGCTAAAACCATTGAGAAATGGCTACATAGTACCCCTTCTACATTTCGGTTTGCGGCAAAATTGCATCAGGAAATTACCCATAAACGCAAGTTTGTCAATTGCGCCCAACCATTGGAAAAGTTTATGTCAAGTTATCAGCTAATGGGTAACCGACTGGGGCCAGTACTGATTCAGCTTGCATCGAGTTTTCACTTTGATAAATCTTTAACTGAAGATTTTTTTGCCATGCTGAGGGAAAAATATCCTACTCAGCCCTTTGCACTGGAAGTTCGTCATAAATCATGGTTTGTGGAGGACTCCCTGGACTTGATGTGGGATAGAGGAATCAGCTTTGTTATTTCAAGTGGTGGTAAGCGGTTTCCAGGTCTTGAAGTTGCTACTACAAATACTATATATATGCGTTTACATGGAGACGAGGTGTTGTATTCCTCTTCGTATTCTGATGAGAAGTTGGAAAAATATGCCCTTATGATCAAGGATTGGTTATTGGATGGGAAAGAAATCTGGGTGTTTTTTAATAACACTATTCAGGGACATGCTATCACAGACTCCAAGAGATTATATGGCATGATAGAAGAGCTTGCCAGATAG
- a CDS encoding HAMP domain-containing methyl-accepting chemotaxis protein, which produces MIQNLPIRSKLILAFSLLILLMGVILSISFFRLREMNQRMEAIADITTRKLQLIGLLQNDVTEISRDQKKIIWETDDQQMNDISREITKNFETMKTNMAELEKVSEGQADEYIKQLVGKIDEYSKISDDIVTLATKNTENKASSLSANEGYAEYSKSLAILEELISILNASGTKEQINQAGQVRDMLTRLVGQEKTIILAETKAEREVLAKETALIEQKHDLATARLSTSLTGEAKILLDRYMLQFSSFYDTHSEAISLGRESSNDVAAELANGLAEQKDDEIDQVLDQIVAIINTQLEDDRQDTDEMYISTLLTMSISILVAVGIAVFSAVWLIKDITASLKVAINAIKTLAAGDFSADVKTDKKDEIGAMLIELQHMIEKLRNSVDVAKRVSKGDLTIDFKAQKNHGGDLDEALEQMVHNLREIATTIYNGAENVASASQQVAATSQQMSQGAQEQASATEEVSSSMEQMVANIQQNTDNSRETERISNKAANDIQVSMQAISESVEAITLIAEKISIIEEIASKTDLLALNAAVEAARAGEHGKGFAVVAAEVRKLAERSQKAATEINEISGRTMKVARESKELFVNMLPDVKKTAELVQEIAAASIEQNTGADQINSAVQQLSQVTQGNASAAEEMSSNAEELNSQAEELKTAVSYFKLGNAATFRIQSKRTKHTKSSHSEGVSTYHVGESKGFDLKFDEVSDQGFAEF; this is translated from the coding sequence ATGATACAAAATCTACCAATTCGAAGCAAACTGATTCTTGCCTTCTCCCTGCTGATCCTGCTTATGGGGGTCATATTGAGTATTTCCTTTTTCCGCCTGCGCGAAATGAATCAGCGCATGGAAGCCATTGCCGATATCACTACCCGCAAGTTACAGTTGATAGGCCTGCTGCAAAATGATGTTACCGAAATTTCACGTGATCAGAAGAAAATCATCTGGGAAACAGACGATCAGCAGATGAATGATATTTCAAGGGAAATAACTAAAAATTTTGAGACCATGAAAACAAACATGGCTGAACTGGAAAAAGTAAGTGAAGGGCAGGCTGATGAATATATCAAGCAGTTAGTAGGCAAAATAGATGAATATTCTAAAATATCAGATGATATTGTAACACTTGCCACCAAAAATACAGAAAACAAAGCCAGCTCTCTTTCTGCCAATGAAGGATATGCAGAATATTCAAAATCCTTAGCCATTCTGGAGGAACTTATTTCAATCCTGAATGCAAGTGGAACCAAGGAGCAAATTAATCAAGCTGGACAGGTTCGTGATATGTTAACCCGGCTAGTGGGACAGGAAAAAACAATCATTCTGGCTGAAACCAAAGCTGAACGGGAAGTTTTAGCAAAAGAAACCGCTTTAATTGAACAAAAGCATGATCTGGCTACAGCTCGACTGTCTACTTCCCTTACAGGTGAAGCTAAAATATTGCTGGATCGGTATATGCTGCAATTCTCTAGTTTTTATGATACACACTCAGAAGCCATTAGTTTGGGAAGAGAAAGTTCCAACGATGTAGCTGCTGAACTAGCTAACGGACTGGCCGAACAAAAAGACGATGAAATTGATCAGGTATTGGATCAGATTGTTGCCATTATCAATACACAATTGGAAGATGACCGTCAGGATACCGATGAAATGTATATCAGTACATTGCTGACGATGAGTATTTCTATTCTGGTTGCAGTGGGGATTGCTGTGTTCAGTGCAGTATGGTTAATCAAAGATATCACAGCTTCCCTGAAGGTAGCCATCAATGCTATTAAGACCCTGGCTGCCGGTGATTTCTCTGCAGATGTAAAAACAGATAAAAAAGACGAGATTGGGGCTATGCTGATAGAACTTCAACACATGATCGAAAAGCTCCGTAACAGTGTAGATGTAGCAAAACGTGTTTCCAAAGGAGATCTGACCATTGATTTCAAAGCACAGAAAAACCATGGTGGAGATCTGGATGAAGCATTGGAACAGATGGTGCACAATCTGCGCGAAATAGCGACTACTATTTATAACGGTGCAGAAAATGTAGCCTCTGCCAGCCAGCAGGTTGCTGCTACCTCACAACAGATGTCACAAGGTGCCCAGGAACAAGCCAGTGCTACAGAGGAAGTATCCTCTTCTATGGAACAGATGGTAGCCAATATTCAGCAGAACACAGATAATTCACGCGAAACTGAACGCATCTCAAATAAAGCAGCCAACGATATTCAGGTTAGCATGCAGGCTATATCCGAGTCAGTAGAAGCCATTACTCTGATTGCAGAAAAAATCTCTATCATTGAAGAAATCGCCTCCAAGACCGATCTTCTTGCGTTGAATGCAGCAGTAGAAGCGGCTCGTGCTGGGGAACATGGAAAAGGATTTGCTGTAGTAGCCGCGGAAGTGCGTAAACTGGCAGAAAGAAGCCAGAAAGCAGCCACAGAGATCAATGAAATTTCTGGCAGAACCATGAAAGTAGCCAGAGAATCCAAAGAACTGTTTGTCAACATGCTGCCTGATGTGAAAAAGACAGCCGAACTTGTACAGGAAATTGCAGCTGCCAGCATTGAGCAAAATACAGGTGCAGATCAAATTAACAGTGCTGTACAACAGCTTTCACAGGTTACACAAGGGAATGCCTCTGCGGCAGAAGAGATGTCTTCTAATGCTGAAGAACTCAACAGCCAGGCTGAAGAACTTAAAACGGCAGTTAGCTACTTTAAGTTGGGGAATGCTGCAACCTTTAGAATACAGAGCAAGCGAACTAAACATACAAAGAGTTCGCATTCTGAAGGTGTTTCTACCTACCATGTAGGAGAATCCAAAGGTTTTGACCTCAAATTCGATGAGGTATCTGACCAGGGCTTTGCAGAGTTCTAA
- a CDS encoding GNAT family protein: protein MDIQPKHKKLEIGFTWMHPDYWGSSINTECKFLLLHYCFEHLDIQRVHIKTDETNTRSRKAIEKIGGQFEGIIRNDMVRDNGTKRNSASYSIIDQDWQHIKAHLLQILGVTVL from the coding sequence ATGGATATTCAGCCTAAACACAAAAAGCTGGAAATAGGCTTTACCTGGATGCATCCAGACTATTGGGGAAGTAGCATTAATACCGAGTGTAAATTTCTCCTCTTACACTATTGCTTTGAACATCTGGACATTCAAAGAGTCCATATCAAGACAGATGAAACTAACACAAGGTCGAGAAAAGCTATTGAGAAGATTGGAGGACAGTTTGAGGGTATTATCCGGAATGATATGGTCAGAGACAATGGAACAAAAAGGAATTCGGCTTCCTATAGTATTATTGATCAGGATTGGCAACATATTAAGGCACATCTGCTTCAAATACTAGGAGTAACTGTTTTGTAA
- a CDS encoding response regulator, which produces MKKTVLVVEDFASIRDFVCEILEKKGYHAIKTTNGNEALEVLSRQAEDISLVLSDYNMPECTGMELLKKIKANPATFPIPVVFLTTESDPVKMRTAKDAGLAAWVRKPYKADTFFALLENLSR; this is translated from the coding sequence ATGAAAAAAACAGTACTTGTTGTGGAAGATTTCGCAAGCATTCGCGACTTCGTTTGTGAGATATTAGAAAAGAAGGGGTATCATGCTATTAAAACAACAAATGGCAATGAGGCTCTGGAAGTACTTTCTCGTCAGGCAGAGGATATAAGCCTTGTACTATCAGACTATAACATGCCTGAATGTACTGGGATGGAACTCTTAAAAAAGATCAAAGCCAATCCTGCAACTTTCCCTATTCCTGTTGTCTTTTTAACCACAGAATCAGATCCGGTCAAAATGCGTACGGCAAAAGATGCCGGCTTGGCGGCCTGGGTTAGAAAACCTTATAAAGCAGATACCTTCTTTGCCCTACTTGAAAATCTTTCCAGATAA
- a CDS encoding chemotaxis protein CheA: MDKNQQRFVADALDLLNELDEGLMQLEATPFATAPLEQVFRTMHTLKGGANMFGFDNIGQLAHQLETIYDFVRQGKLQVTDRLISITLNSFDKVRSLLQEKDWAKITHVDALKEQYQTSLGFLQQLQADSLTPFSAVLSNEGIATYLIQVKPTIAITEDGTHPLVFIVQDIADLGPTSIHLAKKDNGEVDYWNICISTTVPQPELESYFIFVEDESKVVFKHIAFGNLLEDEKFCICVEKYYQHELNLEELTAMAGQVSSQTPAVSLDETETESAGSTQKGDSDTIIKVSKRKIDDLLNLVSELIILQAQLSTINSQLNTHSLNHVTEQLEQVTNRLRDTSLEIGLVPIETLVTRFKRLVRDVAKTLGKKINFLSEGTETEMDKDVIEVMAEPIMHIIRNSIDHGIESVEQRRALGKSEYGSVKLKAFNSGGFIHIHISDDGKGINPERVLQKAIENGLVQAHESLSEEEILKFIFHPGLSTATHVSDISGRGVGMDVVRQKITELRGSIAIKNTIGQGVSFQIKLPLSRSIIEGLLVKVAQTHYIIPLNLVEQINRLPYESLNRNNHLNKTIRVNEELLPIFSLSRQFHQDRIPPKTADVITILANGRKKGLVVDRTEGKIQAVLKPLGEAYRQLDFIAGSSILGDGSLAFVLDPDRLFQLESI, from the coding sequence ATGGATAAGAATCAGCAGCGGTTTGTGGCAGATGCACTTGATCTGCTTAACGAACTAGATGAAGGACTAATGCAACTGGAGGCAACTCCCTTTGCGACTGCGCCTCTTGAACAGGTTTTTCGTACGATGCATACGCTGAAAGGTGGTGCCAATATGTTCGGTTTTGATAATATTGGTCAACTAGCCCATCAGTTGGAGACTATATATGATTTTGTTCGACAAGGTAAGTTACAGGTTACAGATCGCTTAATCAGCATTACGCTCAATTCATTTGACAAAGTCAGATCTTTGTTACAGGAAAAGGATTGGGCAAAAATCACTCATGTTGATGCCTTAAAGGAACAATATCAAACTTCACTTGGTTTTCTTCAACAGCTTCAGGCAGACTCTCTGACTCCTTTCTCTGCAGTACTATCCAATGAAGGAATAGCAACCTATCTGATCCAAGTAAAGCCTACCATTGCTATTACAGAAGACGGTACACATCCACTAGTATTTATAGTTCAGGATATTGCAGATCTGGGGCCAACGTCGATTCATCTGGCAAAAAAAGACAATGGAGAAGTAGACTACTGGAATATTTGTATTAGCACAACGGTTCCACAGCCTGAACTGGAAAGCTATTTTATTTTCGTAGAAGATGAATCTAAGGTTGTATTTAAACACATTGCGTTTGGGAATTTATTGGAGGATGAGAAATTTTGTATCTGTGTAGAGAAATACTATCAGCATGAACTAAATCTGGAAGAATTGACAGCTATGGCAGGTCAGGTTTCGTCTCAGACTCCTGCTGTTTCTTTAGACGAAACCGAAACTGAAAGTGCGGGTTCTACTCAAAAAGGGGATTCAGATACGATTATCAAAGTAAGCAAACGTAAAATTGATGATTTGCTTAATCTGGTTAGTGAACTGATCATCCTGCAGGCTCAACTTTCTACTATCAACTCCCAGCTGAATACCCATAGCTTAAATCATGTAACTGAACAACTTGAACAGGTCACCAATCGACTGAGAGATACATCTCTGGAGATTGGTCTTGTACCTATTGAAACATTGGTTACCCGCTTTAAACGTCTGGTACGGGATGTTGCCAAAACTTTGGGCAAGAAGATAAACTTCCTCTCTGAAGGCACAGAAACAGAGATGGATAAAGATGTGATTGAGGTAATGGCGGAGCCCATAATGCACATCATCCGAAACAGTATTGATCATGGAATTGAATCTGTAGAACAACGAAGAGCATTAGGTAAGTCAGAGTATGGTTCGGTTAAGTTAAAAGCATTTAACTCCGGCGGATTTATACATATCCATATCAGCGATGATGGAAAAGGGATTAATCCTGAACGTGTGTTACAGAAAGCCATTGAAAATGGATTGGTTCAGGCCCATGAATCATTATCAGAAGAGGAAATCCTCAAATTTATTTTTCATCCTGGCCTTTCTACTGCTACCCATGTTTCGGATATTTCCGGAAGGGGTGTAGGAATGGATGTAGTCAGACAAAAGATTACTGAATTGCGGGGTAGTATTGCGATTAAAAATACTATTGGACAGGGTGTCAGCTTTCAAATTAAACTCCCTCTCTCTCGCTCTATTATCGAAGGATTATTGGTCAAAGTTGCACAGACCCATTATATAATCCCACTGAACCTGGTTGAACAGATCAATCGACTTCCCTATGAATCATTGAATCGGAACAATCATCTCAATAAGACCATTCGGGTAAATGAAGAGCTATTACCCATTTTTTCCCTTTCCCGGCAGTTTCACCAGGATAGGATTCCACCCAAAACCGCAGATGTCATTACTATACTGGCTAATGGCAGGAAAAAAGGATTGGTCGTAGACCGTACCGAAGGCAAAATCCAGGCTGTATTAAAACCTCTGGGTGAGGCATATCGACAACTGGATTTTATTGCAGGCAGTTCCATTTTGGGCGATGGTAGCCTGGCCTTTGTACTGGATCCGGATCGCCTTTTCCAATTAGAATCTATCTAA